Proteins encoded together in one Felis catus isolate Fca126 chromosome B3, F.catus_Fca126_mat1.0, whole genome shotgun sequence window:
- the BMP4 gene encoding bone morphogenetic protein 4 isoform X2 codes for MIPGNRMLMVVLLCQVLLGGSSHASLIPETGKKKVAEIQGHAGGRRSGQSHELLRDFEATLLQMFGLRRRPQPSKSAVIPDYMRDLYRLQSGEEEEEEQTHSVGLEYPERPASRANTVRSFHHEEHLENIPGTSENSAFRFLFNLSSIPENEVVSSAELRLFREQVNQGPDWEQGFHRINIYEVMKPPAEVVPGHLITRLLDTRLVHHNVTRWETFDVSPAVLRWTREKQPNYGLAIEVTHLHQTRTHQGQHVRISRSLPQGSGDWAQLRPLLVTFGHDGRGHALTRRQRAKRSPKHHPQRARKKNKNCRRHSLYVDFSDVGWNDWIVAPPGYQAFYCHGDCPFPLADHLNSTNHAIVQTLVNSVNSSIPKACCVPTELSAISMLYLDEYDKVVLKNYQEMVVEGCGCR; via the exons ATGATTCCTGGTAACCGAATGCTGATGGTCGTTTTATTATGCCAAGTCCTGCTAGGAGGCTCGAGCCATGCTAGTTTGATACCTGAGACGGGGAAGAAAAAAGTCGCCGAGATTCAGGGCCACGCGGGAGGACGCCGCTCAGGGCAGAGCCATGAGCTCCTGCGGGACTTCGAGGCTACACTTCTGCAGATGTTCGGGCTGCGCCGCCGGCCGCAGCCTAGCAAGAGCGCCGTCATCCCAGATTACATGCGGGATCTTTACCGGCTCCagtctggggaggaggaggaggaagagcagaccCACAGCGTCGGGCTGGAGTACCCTGAGCGCCCCGCCAGTAGGGCCAACACCGTGAGAAGCTTCCACCACGAAG AACATTTGGAGAACATCCCAGGGACCAGCGAAAACTCTGCTTTTCGTTTCCTCTTTAACCTCAGCAGCATCCCAGAGAACGAGGTGGTCTCTTCCGCAGAGCTTCGACTCTTCCGGGAGCAGGTGAACCAGGGCCCCGATTGGGAGCAGGGCTTTCACCGAATAAACATTTATGAGGTTATGAAGCCTCCGGCAGAAGTGGTGCCTGGGCACCTCATCACACGACTACTGGACACGAGACTGGTCCACCACAATGTGACACGGTGGGAAACTTTTGATGTGAGCCCTGCGGTCCTTCGCTGGACCCGGGAGAAACAGCCGAACTATGGGCTGGCCATTGAGGTGACTCACCTCCATCAGACACGGACCCACCAGGGCCAGCATGTCAGGATTAGCCGATCGTTACCTCAAGGGAGTGGGGATTGGGCCCAGCTCCGGCCCCTCCTGGTCACTTTTGGCCATGATGGCCGAGGACACGCCTTGACCCGACGCCAGAGGGCCAAACGTAGCCCCAAGCATCACCCACAGCGGGCCCGGAAGAAGAATAAGAACTGTCGTCGCCACTCGCTCTACGTGGACTTCAGCGATGTGGGCTGGAACGATTGGATTGTGGCCCCACCAGGCTACCAGGCCTTCTACTGCCACGGGGACTGCCCCTTTCCACTGGCCGACCACCTCAATTCCACCAACCATGCCATTGTGCAGACCCTGGTCAACTCTGTCAACTCCAGTATCCCCAAAGCCTGTTGTGTTCCCACTGAATTGAGCGCCATCTCCATGCTGTACCTGGATGAGTATGACAAGGTGGTACTGAAAAATTATCAAGAGATGGTAGTAGAGGGATGTGGGTGCCGCTGA
- the BMP4 gene encoding bone morphogenetic protein 4 isoform X1, whose protein sequence is MHEGRGGGREGRRAEPCPEARSHSVVPSRATHCRSSSEPFQQVCSRLAVKNHGLLLYALFSVILLGGSSHASLIPETGKKKVAEIQGHAGGRRSGQSHELLRDFEATLLQMFGLRRRPQPSKSAVIPDYMRDLYRLQSGEEEEEEQTHSVGLEYPERPASRANTVRSFHHEEHLENIPGTSENSAFRFLFNLSSIPENEVVSSAELRLFREQVNQGPDWEQGFHRINIYEVMKPPAEVVPGHLITRLLDTRLVHHNVTRWETFDVSPAVLRWTREKQPNYGLAIEVTHLHQTRTHQGQHVRISRSLPQGSGDWAQLRPLLVTFGHDGRGHALTRRQRAKRSPKHHPQRARKKNKNCRRHSLYVDFSDVGWNDWIVAPPGYQAFYCHGDCPFPLADHLNSTNHAIVQTLVNSVNSSIPKACCVPTELSAISMLYLDEYDKVVLKNYQEMVVEGCGCR, encoded by the exons atgcacgagggcagaggaggagggagggagggaaggagagcggAGCCCTGTCCCGAAGCTAG GAGCCATTCCGTAGTGCCATCCAGAGCAACGCACTGCCGCAGCTCCTCTGAGCCTTTCCAGCAAGTTTGTTCAAGATTGGCTGTCAAGAATCATGGACTGTTATTATATGCCTTGTTTTCTGTCA TCCTGCTAGGAGGCTCGAGCCATGCTAGTTTGATACCTGAGACGGGGAAGAAAAAAGTCGCCGAGATTCAGGGCCACGCGGGAGGACGCCGCTCAGGGCAGAGCCATGAGCTCCTGCGGGACTTCGAGGCTACACTTCTGCAGATGTTCGGGCTGCGCCGCCGGCCGCAGCCTAGCAAGAGCGCCGTCATCCCAGATTACATGCGGGATCTTTACCGGCTCCagtctggggaggaggaggaggaagagcagaccCACAGCGTCGGGCTGGAGTACCCTGAGCGCCCCGCCAGTAGGGCCAACACCGTGAGAAGCTTCCACCACGAAG AACATTTGGAGAACATCCCAGGGACCAGCGAAAACTCTGCTTTTCGTTTCCTCTTTAACCTCAGCAGCATCCCAGAGAACGAGGTGGTCTCTTCCGCAGAGCTTCGACTCTTCCGGGAGCAGGTGAACCAGGGCCCCGATTGGGAGCAGGGCTTTCACCGAATAAACATTTATGAGGTTATGAAGCCTCCGGCAGAAGTGGTGCCTGGGCACCTCATCACACGACTACTGGACACGAGACTGGTCCACCACAATGTGACACGGTGGGAAACTTTTGATGTGAGCCCTGCGGTCCTTCGCTGGACCCGGGAGAAACAGCCGAACTATGGGCTGGCCATTGAGGTGACTCACCTCCATCAGACACGGACCCACCAGGGCCAGCATGTCAGGATTAGCCGATCGTTACCTCAAGGGAGTGGGGATTGGGCCCAGCTCCGGCCCCTCCTGGTCACTTTTGGCCATGATGGCCGAGGACACGCCTTGACCCGACGCCAGAGGGCCAAACGTAGCCCCAAGCATCACCCACAGCGGGCCCGGAAGAAGAATAAGAACTGTCGTCGCCACTCGCTCTACGTGGACTTCAGCGATGTGGGCTGGAACGATTGGATTGTGGCCCCACCAGGCTACCAGGCCTTCTACTGCCACGGGGACTGCCCCTTTCCACTGGCCGACCACCTCAATTCCACCAACCATGCCATTGTGCAGACCCTGGTCAACTCTGTCAACTCCAGTATCCCCAAAGCCTGTTGTGTTCCCACTGAATTGAGCGCCATCTCCATGCTGTACCTGGATGAGTATGACAAGGTGGTACTGAAAAATTATCAAGAGATGGTAGTAGAGGGATGTGGGTGCCGCTGA